The following coding sequences are from one Desulfosporosinus orientis DSM 765 window:
- a CDS encoding glycosyltransferase family 2 protein, which translates to MKYINSQINGREQNGLEQSSQETTNQEQLIKEPLISVIVPIYGIESYLGLCIESLLRQTYSNLEIILVDDGSPDRCPEICDLYARKDSRIKVIHKKNGGLVSARKAGLLASTGEYVGYVDGDDWVGPEFYEALYTELAVCGADIAAAGLSRDLFNQSVHFCNSLPLGIYEGEKLDFLKRNMLSYGSFYRPGITTYVWNKLFKREILFDCQLSVDDRITIGEDAAVTYPALMRCKKVCVTDNVAYHYRQREDSMLKKVASFESEALQLKYLYEYMSAFAGEYEGREEYEEADLRAQVDDYVLGNCIMRSGGRIPHHEAGFSAFDPKYYGKDILLYGAGTFGQQLMNRIKEGGHCNVVKWVDDDYWEYRRCCMDVDHVESITKAKYDYILIATVDGFAAEKRIRKILDCGVSEAKVLTVKCPEELRKELILDYLYYRITCINQNHILSDM; encoded by the coding sequence ATGAAATATATTAACAGCCAAATAAATGGTCGGGAGCAGAACGGACTGGAGCAGAGTAGCCAAGAGACAACCAATCAGGAGCAACTCATAAAAGAGCCCCTCATCAGTGTAATCGTTCCAATCTATGGAATAGAGAGTTATCTAGGCTTGTGTATAGAGAGTTTACTCCGGCAGACCTACAGCAATTTGGAAATTATACTCGTGGATGATGGCTCACCGGACAGGTGCCCTGAAATCTGTGACCTTTACGCCAGAAAGGACAGCCGTATCAAGGTTATCCATAAGAAGAATGGCGGTCTTGTGTCTGCGAGAAAAGCCGGGTTGCTGGCTTCCACAGGAGAGTATGTGGGTTATGTGGATGGTGATGACTGGGTAGGCCCCGAATTTTACGAAGCATTATATACTGAGCTTGCAGTCTGTGGGGCAGATATTGCCGCTGCCGGCCTGAGCAGGGATCTGTTCAATCAGAGCGTCCATTTCTGCAACAGCCTTCCCCTTGGAATATATGAAGGAGAAAAGCTGGACTTTTTGAAAAGAAATATGCTGTCTTACGGGAGCTTTTACAGACCGGGCATTACCACATATGTCTGGAACAAGCTGTTCAAGCGTGAAATTCTGTTTGACTGCCAGCTAAGTGTGGATGACCGCATTACCATTGGTGAAGATGCGGCTGTCACCTATCCAGCCTTGATGCGATGCAAAAAGGTTTGTGTTACAGACAATGTGGCTTACCATTACAGGCAGAGAGAGGATTCCATGCTGAAAAAGGTGGCCAGCTTTGAGTCTGAAGCTCTCCAGCTGAAGTACCTGTATGAATACATGAGTGCTTTTGCTGGAGAGTATGAGGGCAGAGAAGAGTATGAGGAAGCAGACCTGCGGGCGCAGGTGGATGACTATGTTCTCGGAAACTGCATCATGCGTTCCGGCGGCAGAATTCCACACCATGAGGCTGGCTTCTCTGCCTTTGACCCGAAATACTATGGCAAAGATATCCTTCTTTATGGTGCCGGAACATTCGGTCAGCAATTGATGAACCGTATCAAAGAAGGCGGCCACTGCAATGTTGTGAAGTGGGTCGATGATGATTACTGGGAATACCGCAGATGCTGTATGGATGTAGATCATGTGGAAAGCATCACAAAGGCAAAGTATGACTATATTCTCATAGCAACTGTCGATGGCTTTGCTGCAGAGAAAAGGATAAGAAAAATACTGGACTGCGGGGTTTCAGAGGCGAAAGTTCTGACCGTTAAATGCCCAGAGGAATTGCGAAAAGAACTAATACTGGATTATTTGTATTACAGAATTACCTGTATTAACCAGAACCACATATTATCTGATATGTGA
- a CDS encoding sugar transferase: MNLIVRCPDFASLSDRQQKLVAEKVAKDSLEYMERLDNPIELRWPIYRKYVRRAVDILVSGLALIVTFPINLVLLIGTYLDVGSPVFFNQERVGKDGKKFQLVKFRNMTNETDENGVLLTPNKRVTKFGVFVRKTSLDELLNFWCIFKGDMTLIGPRPLPTKYYTRFSREHNQRHLVKPGLECPFHSCELAGMGWKGRLDNDIWYVENISPQTDFLMLWRFVKKVFSKQERAGSASGQDSEFIGYDQDGNIFTSRNMPEKYLIGLAADDEDLGEIIDFPGRTNEEIEVVVCSGESVGGSF, from the coding sequence ATGAATCTAATAGTAAGATGCCCTGATTTCGCTTCTCTTAGCGACAGGCAGCAGAAACTGGTCGCAGAGAAGGTGGCCAAGGATAGCTTAGAATATATGGAAAGGCTGGACAACCCTATTGAACTCAGGTGGCCAATATACAGGAAATACGTCCGCAGGGCAGTTGACATATTGGTTTCCGGTCTTGCCCTGATTGTAACATTCCCGATAAACCTTGTGCTTTTGATTGGTACATATCTTGATGTTGGCAGCCCGGTTTTTTTCAATCAGGAACGGGTCGGGAAAGATGGAAAGAAGTTTCAGTTGGTTAAATTCAGGAATATGACCAATGAGACTGACGAAAACGGTGTGCTGCTGACACCAAACAAAAGGGTCACGAAGTTTGGCGTGTTCGTGAGGAAGACCTCACTGGATGAGCTCCTAAATTTCTGGTGTATCTTCAAAGGTGACATGACGCTAATTGGTCCCAGACCGCTGCCGACCAAATACTACACCCGTTTCAGCAGGGAACACAACCAGCGTCATCTTGTGAAACCGGGGCTGGAGTGTCCGTTCCATTCATGTGAGCTGGCAGGAATGGGATGGAAGGGCCGTCTCGACAATGATATATGGTATGTAGAAAATATCAGCCCGCAAACCGACTTTCTCATGTTGTGGCGCTTTGTTAAAAAGGTTTTTTCAAAGCAGGAACGGGCCGGAAGTGCTTCTGGACAGGACAGCGAGTTCATCGGATATGACCAGGATGGGAATATTTTCACGTCAAGAAACATGCCGGAAAAGTATTTGATTGGCTTGGCAGCGGACGATGAAGACTTAGGAGAAATAATAGATTTTCCAGGCAGAACTAATGAAGAGATAGAAGTCGTAGTGTGTTCCGGTGAATCAGTAGGAGGTAGCTTTTAG
- a CDS encoding SDR family NAD(P)-dependent oxidoreductase, giving the protein MELQRLKDKVIVISGGTKGVGRAMAEVCGRESAKVVIGARDEKAAKEAIRNIKTFGSDGIFVYTDLNNVEDCKNLMDKAYETYGKIDGFFNYAGITPVSPLDTCDQETFDAVMNINFRACFFCCQQAIKYMRMNGGGSIVLTGSAHAWGGQKDRAAYACSKGVLRILMEHISHNYASEHIRCNYLTLGWTLTEGEVALRISQGESEAELRRRVAGILPMGRMCEHNDYTEAIIYMLSDASEMMTGSTFRVTAGEYI; this is encoded by the coding sequence ATGGAGTTGCAAAGATTAAAAGACAAGGTGATTGTGATTTCCGGAGGAACAAAAGGCGTAGGAAGAGCAATGGCAGAGGTTTGCGGTCGGGAAAGTGCCAAGGTTGTAATCGGTGCCCGTGATGAAAAGGCTGCAAAGGAAGCTATCAGGAACATTAAAACCTTTGGTTCTGACGGAATATTTGTCTATACAGATTTGAACAATGTAGAAGACTGTAAAAACCTTATGGATAAGGCCTATGAGACCTATGGGAAGATCGATGGGTTCTTTAACTATGCCGGCATCACGCCGGTGTCCCCATTGGATACCTGCGATCAGGAGACCTTTGATGCAGTCATGAACATCAACTTCCGCGCTTGCTTCTTCTGCTGCCAGCAGGCGATCAAGTATATGAGGATGAATGGAGGCGGGAGTATCGTACTGACGGGTTCTGCTCACGCATGGGGAGGTCAGAAGGACAGAGCTGCTTATGCCTGTTCTAAGGGTGTGCTGCGTATTCTGATGGAACATATTTCCCATAACTATGCATCAGAGCATATCCGCTGCAATTATCTGACCCTTGGTTGGACACTGACAGAGGGTGAGGTTGCATTGAGAATCAGCCAGGGTGAAAGTGAAGCGGAGTTGAGAAGGAGAGTTGCTGGAATTTTGCCGATGGGACGCATGTGCGAGCACAATGACTATACAGAAGCGATCATCTACATGCTGTCCGATGCTTCAGAGATGATGACCGGAAGTACATTCAGAGTGACGGCTGGGGAGTATATTTAA
- a CDS encoding MBL fold metallo-hydrolase yields the protein MSIYLNSIVDNAGKTSVLHVGQAGFIFKSKKGITVGVDLFLTDCVERFDSLKRLSPKVVRPDELNLDYIIATHWHLDHFDVDAMPFIMANRKTKLLAAEDCREHVDNLKLDLNRTIFLSEGDTMQCDDVEVHAVFCDHGTGAPLAIGIVLYIDGYKIYIAGDTALRLDKAVDIAEYGPFDVMIAPINGAFGNLNEVEAVSLCEVHKPKLMIPCHFWTFAEHHGDPGKFMEEIKRLPDHKYLIMAAGETAVIGI from the coding sequence ATGAGCATATACTTAAATTCAATTGTAGATAATGCCGGAAAGACAAGTGTGCTCCATGTGGGACAGGCAGGATTCATTTTCAAAAGCAAAAAAGGAATCACGGTTGGCGTTGACTTGTTTCTCACTGATTGTGTGGAGCGTTTTGACAGTCTGAAAAGACTGTCTCCCAAGGTTGTCAGACCGGATGAGCTGAACCTTGACTATATCATTGCAACACATTGGCATCTGGATCATTTCGATGTGGATGCAATGCCGTTTATCATGGCAAACAGAAAGACAAAGCTACTTGCAGCAGAGGATTGCCGGGAGCATGTCGATAATCTGAAGCTTGATCTGAACCGTACAATCTTCCTGAGCGAAGGAGATACTATGCAGTGTGATGATGTGGAAGTCCACGCGGTATTCTGTGACCATGGAACGGGTGCGCCGTTGGCCATTGGCATTGTGCTGTACATCGATGGATACAAGATTTATATAGCCGGTGATACTGCTCTGAGATTGGACAAGGCAGTTGATATTGCAGAATATGGTCCGTTTGATGTGATGATTGCACCAATCAACGGCGCATTTGGTAACCTGAACGAGGTTGAGGCTGTTTCACTTTGTGAGGTCCACAAGCCGAAGCTGATGATACCTTGCCATTTCTGGACATTTGCCGAGCATCATGGCGACCCCGGGAAGTTCATGGAAGAGATAAAGAGACTGCCTGATCATAAGTATCTGATCATGGCTGCAGGTGAGACGGCTGTGATTGGAATATAA
- a CDS encoding ATP-grasp domain-containing protein — MRARKFEGKKLLILGGNPETVPLVEVAHAMGVKTIVASSVPNEAAKKVAWMASDVDGMDVPGLVALAREQQVEGVLVGVADMLVPSYCKVCDALGLPCYAKQQIVDVFAFKDIFKTTCERYGIHGIPEFYLSADMNEEDIAKIEYPVMVKPVDSASGQGIVKANNREELMKAVPYALSFSKKKRFIVEKYMDCEDMGMYYTFKDGVCSASCIYDRYTTNEQPGLSKVCLGGTYPSKHLKEYFERMHRNALQMFKEIGISEGVLMLSAFYENGEFYVYDTGFRLQGEAPHLLMKAIHGFDQRELLIRFALTGSQGELDLSTVDDANLRGKSAATLWFLLKKGTIGSIEGLDRWKDDPDAVACVQSRYVGDEIVPEWIGTEKQVFARLYLVSDNKEKLAQELKQYMDSVKVLDQNGENMLLHGFDVEEALEL, encoded by the coding sequence ATGAGAGCAAGAAAGTTTGAAGGCAAGAAATTGCTGATTCTTGGCGGCAATCCGGAGACGGTGCCCCTGGTGGAAGTTGCACACGCAATGGGAGTTAAGACCATCGTGGCAAGCTCCGTTCCTAATGAAGCTGCAAAAAAAGTGGCCTGGATGGCGTCTGATGTAGACGGCATGGACGTACCTGGCCTGGTTGCATTGGCAAGGGAACAACAGGTGGAAGGCGTGCTGGTCGGTGTTGCGGATATGCTTGTCCCGTCCTATTGCAAGGTATGTGACGCACTTGGGTTGCCCTGCTACGCCAAGCAGCAGATTGTTGACGTATTTGCTTTTAAAGATATTTTCAAGACCACCTGTGAGCGTTATGGCATCCATGGTATCCCTGAATTCTACCTTTCTGCCGATATGAACGAAGAGGACATTGCAAAGATTGAGTACCCCGTCATGGTGAAGCCGGTTGACAGCGCAAGTGGACAGGGAATTGTCAAGGCAAACAACAGAGAGGAACTTATGAAAGCGGTTCCGTATGCCCTTTCTTTCTCGAAGAAGAAGCGCTTTATTGTTGAAAAGTACATGGACTGTGAAGATATGGGTATGTACTACACCTTCAAGGATGGCGTGTGCAGTGCATCGTGTATTTATGATCGCTATACGACTAACGAGCAGCCCGGTCTCAGCAAGGTGTGCCTGGGCGGTACATATCCATCCAAGCATCTGAAGGAGTATTTTGAGCGTATGCATAGAAACGCCTTACAGATGTTCAAGGAAATCGGCATCAGTGAAGGTGTGCTGATGCTCTCAGCGTTCTATGAAAACGGTGAATTCTATGTCTATGACACAGGATTCCGCCTCCAGGGTGAGGCTCCTCATCTGCTGATGAAGGCGATTCACGGGTTTGACCAGAGGGAATTGCTGATTCGATTTGCGTTGACCGGCTCTCAGGGAGAGCTTGATCTGAGTACGGTGGACGACGCAAATCTGCGCGGCAAGAGTGCGGCCACACTGTGGTTCCTTCTGAAGAAGGGCACAATTGGCAGCATTGAGGGGCTTGACCGGTGGAAGGATGACCCCGACGCAGTGGCATGTGTCCAGAGCAGGTATGTCGGGGATGAGATCGTTCCTGAGTGGATCGGAACCGAAAAGCAGGTGTTTGCACGGCTGTATCTGGTTTCCGACAACAAGGAGAAGCTGGCACAGGAACTCAAACAATACATGGATAGCGTCAAGGTGCTTGACCAGAACGGTGAAAATATGTTACTCCACGGTTTTGATGTTGAGGAGGCTCTGGAGCTGTGA